The Spirochaetaceae bacterium DNA window TTTAGTTTTAAAGCTGTATTTGGGAATGGCTACTTTATCACCCTTAATTAAAGCCGTTAAAGTTTGGTTAATTAAAGGTAAATCGAGCGCTTTAATATGTTCAAGGTCTTTTTCGCCTTTATCAGTTAGGGGTATTGCGTCGCGGTTAATAGTATAAAAATGATCAAGCCCTATTAAGTGAGGCTTAAAGCCGTTAATCTCTAGTTGCATAGCTAGTTTTTTAGTAAAGGTAGTTTTACCGCTGCTGGAGGGGCCAGCGATAAAAACAAATTTTACCTGCCCGCGGCCAGCTATTTGGTCGGCAATGGCGGCTACCTTTTTATCGTGTAACCCTTCGGATAAATGAATAAGCCTTTGTAGACTAGCTTTATGACGCAGGTGTTTGTTAAGGTTACCCACCGAATCGCTGCCAAGCATAGCTACCCAACTACGGTGTTCTCGGTAGGTAGCCATTACCAATGGCCGCTCTTGCCGCTCGGGGAAGGAGCTATCTAATAAATTAGTAGGGTAACGTAAAAAAAAGCCGTTTTCGCCTTTAATTAATTGGTATTTGCTAAGTAACGAGGTATTTGGTAATTGTAACCCATAATCTAGGCTATAAGTAGCACCTAGCTGATAAAAAGCTAAAGTTGCCTCGTTACTGTATTCTAGCAACGAGTGGCTATAACTTTGCCCCATTTTATTAAAGTAGGTTAAAGCCTCTTGGTAGCTCATAAAAGTATGGTTTATCGCCAGCGAAGCGGCAACTAAAGTTTGCATCTTTTGGTTAATAGCCTCTAGGTAATTATCCGGCAGCTCGCCACTATAGCGGTAAAAGTAGGCATCGGCTACCGTTTGGCCTATAACAAAGTGTACGGCCGGATAAAGCTCGTTTACTGCAGCCATTAATAATAAGTTAAGGCTGCGCCTGTAAGCCTGTAGGCCCCATTTATCGGCTATAAAAATGGGTTTAAGCTCGCCTCCTAATAAAACACTTTGGTTAAGGCCAATAAGCTGGTTGTTTAAAACAAAAGCTACAGCGTTGTGGCACTCGCCATCTTTGGCTAGTAAATTTAGAGTAGAGCCAACGGGAAGTTGCTTTAGCTGGCCGGAAGGTAATTTAAAAGATATATCACGCATATTTACTGGTTAATATACCATCTTTTTTTAAATTTCACAAGTATTTTTTAGCCGATAATAGCTTTTATATAAGCAAATTGTACTACTTGAACAAAGACAATATGTAAAAATAAAATTTTACATTTTTAAAAAGTAGTGCTACAATATCGTGTTAGTTATTTTTGCTAATAATTACAATTTTTTAAGAGGTGGAAGCTATATGAGTAAAATATTAAATGTTACCAGTGAAATAGGTAACTTAAAAGAAGTTTTGGTACATCGCCCCGGCGGCGAGTTAGAGAATTTAACGCCCAACTACTTAAGCGAATTTTTATTTGACGACATACCTTACCTTGAGGTAGCCCGGCAAGAACATGATGCCTTTGCTAAAATAATGACCGATAAAGGTATTAAAGTAATTTATGTTGAAAAATTAATGGCCGAGACCATTGCCACCAGTGATGAGCTGCGTAACGAATTTATTAGTAATTTTTTACGGGAAGCTAAAATTTATGATAGTAAAACGCGCAGCTTTGTTGCCGCTTGGTTAATAGAAAATTTTAACCATCAGGGTATTGTAGATAAATTGATAGAAGGTATTCGCAGTAAAGATATTCCCGGTTTTGATAAACTTAGCAGCTTAGCTAGCGTTATTAACAGCCATTATCCCTTTTTAACTAACCCGTTGCCCAATACTTTATTTACGCGCGACCCCTTTGCTACCGTTGGACACGGCGTAACCATTAATAAGATGTACACTCACTTACGCAGCCGTGAAACTTTAATGGCTGATTATATCTTTAAATATCACCCTAAATACAAAAATGCCGATATTCCGCGCTGGTATAACCGCGATGATTTAGCTCATATTGAGGGCGGTGATGAATTGATTATTAACGAAAAAACTCTCTTTATTGGAGTATCCGAGCGTACAGAGGCTACCGCCATCGAAAACTTAGCTAAAAAATTATTTTATACCGAAGGGGTAAGCTTTGAGCGTGTACTAGCCTTTGATATACCTAAAACCCGTGCCTTTATGCACTTAGATACGGTTTTTACTCAGATAGACCACGATAAATTTACTATCCACCCCGGTATTGAGGGTAGTTTAACGGTGTACACTTTAACCAAAGGCAGCAGCGGCGAAGGTAGTATTAAGATAAGCGAAGAAACCGACCAACTAGATAAATTGCTAAGTAAAATTTTAGACAAAAAAGTTTCTTTAATTCGCTGCGGCGGTGGCGATGTTATAGCCGGCGACCGAGAACAGTGGAATGATGGCGCTAATACCTTAGCTTTAGCCCCCGGTGAAGTAGTGGTCTATAGCCGTAACCACGTAACTAATAATTTACTGCAAGACAATGGCATTAAAATAAATGTTATGCCCAGCAGCGAACTTTCGCGCGGGCGCGGCGGCCCACGTTGTATGAGTATGCCCTTAATTAGGGAATAGGGAACAAGTAACAAGGGAGAGATGTTTTGTTTCCTTGTTACTTGCTCTTTTTATAAAAAATAAAAATATTTTAAATAAAAGGAAAATAAAAGCATGGCATTTAACTTGAAAAACAGAAACTTTTTAACATTAATGGATTTTTCGGCCAAAGAAATTCAGTATTTGCTTGATTTATCGCGCGATTTAAAACGAGCAAAATACACCGGTAACGAAGTACAAAGGCTTAAAGGCAAAAATATTGCCCTTATCTTTGAAAAAGACAGTACCCGTACTCGCTGCGCCTTTGAGGTAGCAGCCTATGACCAAGGTGCGCATGTAACTTATCTTGGGCCATCGGGCAGCCAAGTAGGTAAAAAAGAGAGTATGAAAGACACCGCTCGTGTATTAGGCCGTATGTACGACGGGATTGAGTATCGCGGTTTTGAGCAGAAACTGGTGGAAGAGCTGGCCCAGTATGCCGGTGTACCGGTATGGAATGGCCTTACTAACGAAGACCACCCCACGCAAATACTAGCCGATTTTTTAACCATCATCGAGCATTTTGGTCGCTTAGAGGGTATTAAATTAGCTTATGTGGGTGATGGC harbors:
- the arcA gene encoding arginine deiminase; translation: MSKILNVTSEIGNLKEVLVHRPGGELENLTPNYLSEFLFDDIPYLEVARQEHDAFAKIMTDKGIKVIYVEKLMAETIATSDELRNEFISNFLREAKIYDSKTRSFVAAWLIENFNHQGIVDKLIEGIRSKDIPGFDKLSSLASVINSHYPFLTNPLPNTLFTRDPFATVGHGVTINKMYTHLRSRETLMADYIFKYHPKYKNADIPRWYNRDDLAHIEGGDELIINEKTLFIGVSERTEATAIENLAKKLFYTEGVSFERVLAFDIPKTRAFMHLDTVFTQIDHDKFTIHPGIEGSLTVYTLTKGSSGEGSIKISEETDQLDKLLSKILDKKVSLIRCGGGDVIAGDREQWNDGANTLALAPGEVVVYSRNHVTNNLLQDNGIKINVMPSSELSRGRGGPRCMSMPLIRE
- a CDS encoding nucleoside kinase, whose product is MRDISFKLPSGQLKQLPVGSTLNLLAKDGECHNAVAFVLNNQLIGLNQSVLLGGELKPIFIADKWGLQAYRRSLNLLLMAAVNELYPAVHFVIGQTVADAYFYRYSGELPDNYLEAINQKMQTLVAASLAINHTFMSYQEALTYFNKMGQSYSHSLLEYSNEATLAFYQLGATYSLDYGLQLPNTSLLSKYQLIKGENGFFLRYPTNLLDSSFPERQERPLVMATYREHRSWVAMLGSDSVGNLNKHLRHKASLQRLIHLSEGLHDKKVAAIADQIAGRGQVKFVFIAGPSSSGKTTFTKKLAMQLEINGFKPHLIGLDHFYTINRDAIPLTDKGEKDLEHIKALDLPLINQTLTALIKGDKVAIPKYSFKTKERTFDAAPLELTEKSIVLIEGIHGLNEQISASITSEHKFKIYISALIQLNIDEQHRLSTSDSRLIRRIVRDWQFRNTGASDTLAMWPNVKAGEEKWIFPYQETADVAFNSALDYELFVLKGYIEALLKEVKANMPHYHEACRLLRYLERFQVISAQYVPNYSILREFIGDSGYKY